The Halostella limicola genome includes the window CTCGGGTCCGAGCGGGTCAGCGAGCACGCCGCCGTCATCGAGGCGCTCGCCGACGAGGGTTGTTCGGTCGGCGCGGTCGTCGGCGGCGGCGGCGTCGCGCGCGAGTACATCGGGACGGCGCGGGACCTCGGCGCGAACGAGATCGAACTCGACCAGATCGGCATCGACGTGACGCGTCTGAACGCGCGCCTGCTCATCGCGGCGCTCGGCGAGAACGCCGTCCCCGCCCCCGCGGAGGACTACGAGCAGGCGGGCGAGGCGATGCGCCGCGGTGACGTCTGCGTCATGGGCGGCGTCACGCCGGCGCAGACGACCGACGCCGTCAGCGCGGCGCTCGCGGAGTACGTCAACGCCGACCTGCTCGTCTACGCCACGAGCGTCCCCGGCGTGTTCAACGCCGACCCCAACGAGGACGCCGACGCGCAGCGGTTCGACCGGCTCTCGGCCGGCGAACTCGTCGACGTGATCGCCGATCTGGACATGACCGCGGGCAGCTCCGCGCCGGTCGACCTGCTCGCCGCGAAGATCATCGAGCGCTCCGGCGTGCGCACCATCGTCCTCGACGGGACCGACCCGCAGCGGATCGCCGACGCCGTCCGGCACGGCGACCACGACGGGACGGACGTCGTGCCCGAGAGCGCGGGCGACGAACCGACCTACTGGGCAGAGGGATGACCGACGAGCGAGACCCGTACACCCTGCAGGACGGCGACCAGCGCCACGCCTTCTGGGCCGACGAGGTTGCGGACGCGGTCGAGGCCCGAGAGCCGGACGAGCCGGTCGTGATCAAGGGCGGCATCTCCCCCTCCGGCGTCCCGCACCTCGGCAACGTCAACGAGATCATGCGCGGCTACGTCGTCGCCGAGGTGCTCCGGGACCGCGGCCACGAGGTCCGACAGGTGTTCACCACCGACGACCGCGACCCGCTCCGGAAGCTCCCGCGGACCCTCGCCGACCTCGACGGGAACCTCGTCGATCTGGGCGACGTCGACGCGGGCGCGCTCGGGCGCAACCTCGGCAAGCCGTACACGGACATCCCGGACCCCTTCGGCTGCTGTGACTCCTACGGCGACCACTTCTCGACGCTCATCGCGGAGAGCGCGGAGCTGCTCGGCGTGCCCCTCGACGTCGTCTCGAACACCGAGATGTACGCGGCCGGCGACTTCGACGACGCCGTCCGGCACGTCCTGGAGCACCGCGACGCCGCCCGCGAGGTGCTCGCGCCGTACCAGGACAAGGTCGGCGAGGACTACGTCCCGTTCAACCCCGTCTGCGAGAACTGCGGGAAGATCACCGAGACGGTGACCGCGGTCGACGTGGAGTCCGGCACTGTCGAGTACGAGTGCACCGACATGGAGGCCGGCGACCGGTCCATCGAGGGCTGCGGCCACGAGGGCACCGCATCGTTCCGGGAGGGGAAGCTCCCGTGGCGCTTCGAGTGGCCCGCCCAGTGGCAGGTGCTCGGCGTCGACTTCGAGCCGTTCGGCAAGGACCACGCCGAGGGCTCGTGGCCGAGCGGCGAGGACGTCGCCCGCAACGTCTTCGAGTTCGAGCCGCCGGTGCCGATGGTGTACGAGTGGTTCACTCTGAACGGTGAGCCGTTCTCCTCCTCTGAGGGGAACGTGATCCTCGTCTCCGACGTGCTGGAGCTGCTCGAACCGGAGGTGCTCCGGTACTTCTTCACGAAGGACCCGAGCAAGGCCCGGGACTTCGACGTCGAGCGCCTCGACCAGCTGGTCGACGAGTTCGACGCCTTCGAGGCGACGTACTTCGGCGAGGGGGACGCCGACGAGCGCGAGCGGGAGCTCGCGGAGCGCGCGTACCCCATCGCCGTCGGCGAGATCCGCGAGGACCGGATCCGCCTGCCGTACACCTTCGCGGCCGTCCTCGGCATGACCGACGACGAGGACCTGCGCGAGGAGATCGCCCGACGAGAGGGCCACATCCCGGACGACGCGCCGGGGTGGGCCGTGGAGGACGCCCTCGCCCGCGTCGAGCGCGCCCGCAACTGGGCGCGGCGCACGGACAACGAGTTCAACTACGAGCTGAAGCGGCAGGCGATCCCCGACGTGGACCTCGACGAGGACACCGCGGCCGCGCTCGACGAGCTCGCGAACTTCGTGGAGGGCGAGGACGACCCCGAGGCGATCCAGGGGGAGATCTACGAGACGGCGAAGCGCCACGACATCCCGGTCGGGGACTTCTTCTCGGTCGGCTACCGGCTGTTCTTCGACGAGGAACAGGGCCCGAAGCTCGGTCCCTTCCTCGCGAAGCTCGACCGGACCTTCGTGCTGGAACGGCTCCGGCGCGAGGGGTGACGACGGACGGAACCAAACCCATTTGACCGGCCCGCCCCGAGGGTGCACCAATGAGTACGCTGACGTGGGTGCTCGCCGGCATTATCGCCTACTGGTTCGCGGTCCTGCTGCTTCGCCGTCAGGGATGGCTCCCGGAGTACGTCGGGACGCAGGGCCCAATCATGACCCTCCACACGAAGCGCGGTCGGGCGTTCCTGGACCGCCTTTCCGCCCCGAAGCGCTTCTGGCGGGCGTGGGCGAACTTCGGCATCGGCACCGCCGTCGTCCTGATGGTCGGATCGTTCCTGTTCCTGCTTTTCGGCGCGTTCGCCGCGCTCCAGCAGACGGAGGCGACGGCGGTCAACCAGCCCCGCAACGTCCTGGTGATCCCCGGCGTCAACGACTTCCTCCCGCTGTCGGCCGCGCCGGAGATCGTCGCCGGCCTGCTTGTCGGCCTCGTCGTCCACGAGGGCGGGCACGGCCTGCTCTGTCGCGTCGAGGACATCGACATCGACTCGATGGGGCTGGCCTTCTTCACGATCATCCCGGTCGGCGCGTTCGTCGAACCCGACGAGGAGAGCCAGCGCGAGGCCGACCGCGGCGCCCGGACCCGGATGTTCGCGGCGGGCGTCACCAACAACTTCGCGGTCACGATACTCGCGTTCGCGCTGCTTTTCGGCCCCGTCATCGGCTCAATCGGCGTGGCGTCGGGCGCGGCCGTCGGCGCGAGCCTCCCGGGGTCGCCGGCCGACGCCGCGGAGATCGATAACGGCGACCGCATCACCGCCGTCGACGGTCAGCCGGTCGAGTCGAACGGCGACCTCGACGCGGTGCTCGAAAACGCCTCCGACCGCGAGGTGAGCGTCGAGATTAACGGCGAGGAGACCCGCACCGTCGAGCGCTCCCTGCTCGTGACCGCGGTCACGCCGGACGGGCCGGCGGACCTGCAGCGCGGCGAGACGGTCCGCGCGGTCAACGGGACGGAGGTGTACACCGAGCGGGCCTTCGAGGACGCCGTCGCCGAGCGCGAGGTCGTGCGCCTGACCGTGCAGGCGAACGGCTCCGACTCGGTCCGGGAGACGACGTTCCCCGCCGGCGCGTACGTCCACGTCGCCGAGGACGGGCCGCTCAGCGGGACCGACGCGTCGGCCGGCGACGGCGTCGTGATCGTCCGGATGAACGACCAGCGGATCGCCTCGCTGTCGGACCTCCACGACTGGGCCGACGACACGTCGCCCGGCGACGAGGTGTCGATGGTCGCCTACCGGAACGGGAGCCGCGAGACGTACAACTTCACCCTCGGCGAGCACCCGACCGAGGATATCGGGTTCATCGGGGTCACCCGCCAGGCGCAGGGGATGACCGGCACCTCGGTCAGCGACTTCGGGATCCGGACGTACCCGTCCCAGCAGTACCTCGCGCTCCTGGGCGGTGAGGGCGACGGCCCGAACTTCGGCGGCCCCGTCGGGTCGTTCTTCGGGAAGATCGTCGTCACGCTGTTCCTGCCGCTGGGGTCGCTGGCGCTCCCGAGCTTCCCGTTCCCGTTCGCCGGGTTCACGCCCAACATCACGAACTTCTTCGTCGTGCAGGGGCCGCTGTCGGTCCTCGGCGGCGGCGTGTTCACGCTGGCGAACGTGCTGTTCTGGACCGGCTGGATCAACGTCCAGCTGGGCTTTTTCAACTGCATCCCGGCGTTCCCGCTCGACGGCGGGCGCATCCTCAGAACCGGGACCGAGGCCGTCGTCTCGCGGCTTCCGATCTCCTCGACGCACGAGCTCACCAGAACCGTGACGACGACGGTGGGCCTGACGATGTTCGTCGCGTTCCTCCTGCTGGTGTTCGGGCCGCAGCTCGTCTCGGGGTAGTAAGAGCGGGTCTCTCCCGGTGCGCCGCCGTCGCGCGGCCCCGCTACTCCTCGTCGAGGCCGTGGCGCGAGTTGAACTCCTCGGGCGTCTCCCCGATGCGCTCGAACTCGTCGAAGTAGTGCTCGTGGTGGCGGACCATCTGCTCGACGATCCAGGCGCTGAACTCCTCGTCGAACCGCCAGCTCTCTGCCCGCGACGGCACGTCGAAGCGCTCGTCGGTGGCGAAGCCGACGTACACGTGGTAGAAGCCGAGGATCACGTCCGCGAAGTCCTTGGCCTTGTCCGCGCTCTCCTCCCGTTTCTCGGCCAGCTCCTCGCGACCGCTCTCGGTGAGCTCGAAGTACTTCCGGTCCGGTTCGTCCTCGCGTTCGATCCGCTCCGCCCACCCCTTCTCCTCGAACTTGTAGAGGATGGGGTAGACGGAGCCGTACGACGGCTCCCAGTGGCCGCCGCTTATCTCCTCTATCTCCTTCAGGATCTCGTAGCCGTACCGGGGCTTCTCGTCCAGCAGTTCGAGCACGAGATACGAGATCAGGCCTTTCGGCGGGCCGCTCTTCCGCATTGGCGGGGACTTCCGGTGGTGACCGTGAAAGGGTTTCGGTCGCCCGCTCCGTCGCGATCGGGAGCGGTCACGCGTCCGCGTCGGCCTCGGCGGCGTCGCCCCTGCCGTCCTCGGAGAGCTGGATCGCACGACGGACGACGTACAGGAGCACGAGGGCGCTTCCCACCGCCAGCACGAACTGCCCGGCGACCGCGAACAGCCCGGCGAACACCGAGCGCCCGAGCAGGGCGGCGATCCCGAGGGGGACGAGCGCCACCCCGCCGGCGAGCGCGATCAGCTTCGCGATCGGTATCGCCTCGTACGCCAGTCGGTCGAAGTCGAGCTCGCCGGTCGTCGGATCGATGAAGAGCGGCGTGGAGGGCATCGGACAACGGTTGCGACGGCTCCGGTATCAACGTTGTTACTTCTCGCGCCGCGACACGTCCCCGCGATCGGTCCCGGCGGCGCGGCGAAACGGTAAGGTCCTTACTCCGGCCGTCCGAACGAGCGCGCATGGACCGACGGGATCCCCCGCCGACGGAAGAGGGCTGGTACGTGCTCCACGACCTCCGGACGATCGACTGGGACGCCTGGCGTGCCGCCCCGGACCGCGAGCGAGAGCGCGCCCTGGAGGAGGGCGTCGAGTACCTCGAAGCCGTCGAGGGCGTCGACGCGGACCGCGGCGACTCCGCCGTCTTCAGCGTCGTCGGCCACAAGGCCGACCTCATGTTCGTCCACCTGCGCCCGACCATGAGCGACCTCGACGCGCTCGAACGCGAGTTCGAGGGGACGGCCTTCGCCGGGTTCACCGAGCAGTCGAGCTCCTACGTCTCGGTCACCGAGGCGTCGGGCTACACCGAGCGTGCCCGCGACTACTTCGAGGGGGAGGTCGACGACGATTCCGGTCTCGCGCAGTACATCCGGGCGCGCATCCACCCGGGGCTTCCCGAGGACGGCTACGTCAGCTTCTACCCGATGAGCAAGCGCCGGGACCCCGAGTACAACTGGTACGACCTGCCGTTCGACGAGCGCGCCGAGCACATGGCCGACCACGGCGACATCGGCCGTGACTACGCCGGCAAGGTGAACCAGATCATCACCGGCAGCGTCGGCTTCGACGACTGGGAGTGGGGCGTCACGCTGTTCGCCGACGACCCGACGGACATCAAGGACCTGCTGTACGAGATGCGCTTCGACCCCTCCTCGTCGAAGTTCGCGGAGTTCGGCCAGTTCTACTTCGGCCGGCGGTTCCCGCCGGCGGACCTCGACGCCTTCCTCGCCGGCGAGAAAGTGCCGACGGACGACGGCGCCGACGAGTCGGCGGCGAGCGACGCCGGGTCGAAGCTCCGCGACGAACTCGACGCGCTCGGCGTCGACGCCGACGCGCCCGAGGGATCGCACGGTCTCGTGCTCCGCTCGGACGCCGACGCCGAGACGGTCCGCGAGGAGGTCGACGGCCTCCGCGGCAACTTCGAGCACTACGACACGCACGTCCTGACCGAGGTCCGCGAGGACGGGGACGGCACCGCGGTCGTCTCCGTCTGGGAGACCGAGAGCGCCGCCGACACCGCCCGGGGCTTCCTCGAGGACCTGCCGGGCGTCACCGAGACCACGGCGGGGCCGCTCGACGGCGACGGGGCGACGACGACCCAGTCCGGCGGCGCGGACGACGGCGCCGACGCCATCCGCGACGAACTGGACGACCTCGACATCTACGCCGGCCAGCCCCGCGGCGAGGACGTGTACGCGCTGGTGCTGTACACCGAGGCCGACCCCGACGACCTGCACGGCGAGGTCGAGGACCTCCGGGACGGCTTCGACCGCTACGACACCCACGTCAAGACCGCCGTCTACGCCGCCGACGGCGCTGAGGCGGCCGTCGTCTCCATCTGGGACACCGCCGACGCCGCCGACACCGCCAGCGACTTCCTCTCGGACCTGCCCGGGATCGTCCGACAGGCAGGCGACGATGGCACCTCCGGGTTCGGCACGATGGGGATGTTCTACACCGTCAAGCCCGAACACCGCGACGACTTCGTCGAGAAGTTCGGCGCCGTCGGCGACGTGCTCGCGGACATGGACGGCCACCGCGCGACGCATCTCTACGCGAACCGCGAGGACGAGAACGACATGTTCATCGCCAGCCGCTGGGACTCGAAGGAGGACTGCATGGACTTCTTCCGCAGCGACGCCTTCGCCGACACCGTCGACTGGGGTCGCGACGTCCTCGCGGACCGACCGCGGCACGTGTTCCTCGCGTAACGCGACCTTCTACGCTGCACGGTGACGAGCGGTCCGCCGTAGGCGGACACGCTCGCGAAACTCGGCAAAAGCTCGACCAAAATCGCTGCGTCGTCTGCCCGCGGGCCGCCGGCCCGCTTGCACGGTCCGAGGCGGCTTTGCCGCCTCGCTACTCCCGTCGCAGCGCCGAGGCGCTGCGGCGGTCGCTCCTCGGACCGCTCGCTCGTTCGCTTTGCCCACTCGCTCGCGGGTGCATCGCTTGACGATAGCCTGC containing:
- the pyrH gene encoding UMP kinase — protein: MKVVVSIGGSVLAPDLGSERVSEHAAVIEALADEGCSVGAVVGGGGVAREYIGTARDLGANEIELDQIGIDVTRLNARLLIAALGENAVPAPAEDYEQAGEAMRRGDVCVMGGVTPAQTTDAVSAALAEYVNADLLVYATSVPGVFNADPNEDADAQRFDRLSAGELVDVIADLDMTAGSSAPVDLLAAKIIERSGVRTIVLDGTDPQRIADAVRHGDHDGTDVVPESAGDEPTYWAEG
- the lysS gene encoding lysine--tRNA ligase, which produces MTDERDPYTLQDGDQRHAFWADEVADAVEAREPDEPVVIKGGISPSGVPHLGNVNEIMRGYVVAEVLRDRGHEVRQVFTTDDRDPLRKLPRTLADLDGNLVDLGDVDAGALGRNLGKPYTDIPDPFGCCDSYGDHFSTLIAESAELLGVPLDVVSNTEMYAAGDFDDAVRHVLEHRDAAREVLAPYQDKVGEDYVPFNPVCENCGKITETVTAVDVESGTVEYECTDMEAGDRSIEGCGHEGTASFREGKLPWRFEWPAQWQVLGVDFEPFGKDHAEGSWPSGEDVARNVFEFEPPVPMVYEWFTLNGEPFSSSEGNVILVSDVLELLEPEVLRYFFTKDPSKARDFDVERLDQLVDEFDAFEATYFGEGDADERERELAERAYPIAVGEIREDRIRLPYTFAAVLGMTDDEDLREEIARREGHIPDDAPGWAVEDALARVERARNWARRTDNEFNYELKRQAIPDVDLDEDTAAALDELANFVEGEDDPEAIQGEIYETAKRHDIPVGDFFSVGYRLFFDEEQGPKLGPFLAKLDRTFVLERLRREG
- a CDS encoding site-2 protease family protein, with the protein product MSTLTWVLAGIIAYWFAVLLLRRQGWLPEYVGTQGPIMTLHTKRGRAFLDRLSAPKRFWRAWANFGIGTAVVLMVGSFLFLLFGAFAALQQTEATAVNQPRNVLVIPGVNDFLPLSAAPEIVAGLLVGLVVHEGGHGLLCRVEDIDIDSMGLAFFTIIPVGAFVEPDEESQREADRGARTRMFAAGVTNNFAVTILAFALLFGPVIGSIGVASGAAVGASLPGSPADAAEIDNGDRITAVDGQPVESNGDLDAVLENASDREVSVEINGEETRTVERSLLVTAVTPDGPADLQRGETVRAVNGTEVYTERAFEDAVAEREVVRLTVQANGSDSVRETTFPAGAYVHVAEDGPLSGTDASAGDGVVIVRMNDQRIASLSDLHDWADDTSPGDEVSMVAYRNGSRETYNFTLGEHPTEDIGFIGVTRQAQGMTGTSVSDFGIRTYPSQQYLALLGGEGDGPNFGGPVGSFFGKIVVTLFLPLGSLALPSFPFPFAGFTPNITNFFVVQGPLSVLGGGVFTLANVLFWTGWINVQLGFFNCIPAFPLDGGRILRTGTEAVVSRLPISSTHELTRTVTTTVGLTMFVAFLLLVFGPQLVSG
- a CDS encoding PadR family transcriptional regulator, with the protein product MRKSGPPKGLISYLVLELLDEKPRYGYEILKEIEEISGGHWEPSYGSVYPILYKFEEKGWAERIEREDEPDRKYFELTESGREELAEKREESADKAKDFADVILGFYHVYVGFATDERFDVPSRAESWRFDEEFSAWIVEQMVRHHEHYFDEFERIGETPEEFNSRHGLDEE
- a CDS encoding heme-binding protein codes for the protein MDRRDPPPTEEGWYVLHDLRTIDWDAWRAAPDRERERALEEGVEYLEAVEGVDADRGDSAVFSVVGHKADLMFVHLRPTMSDLDALEREFEGTAFAGFTEQSSSYVSVTEASGYTERARDYFEGEVDDDSGLAQYIRARIHPGLPEDGYVSFYPMSKRRDPEYNWYDLPFDERAEHMADHGDIGRDYAGKVNQIITGSVGFDDWEWGVTLFADDPTDIKDLLYEMRFDPSSSKFAEFGQFYFGRRFPPADLDAFLAGEKVPTDDGADESAASDAGSKLRDELDALGVDADAPEGSHGLVLRSDADAETVREEVDGLRGNFEHYDTHVLTEVREDGDGTAVVSVWETESAADTARGFLEDLPGVTETTAGPLDGDGATTTQSGGADDGADAIRDELDDLDIYAGQPRGEDVYALVLYTEADPDDLHGEVEDLRDGFDRYDTHVKTAVYAADGAEAAVVSIWDTADAADTASDFLSDLPGIVRQAGDDGTSGFGTMGMFYTVKPEHRDDFVEKFGAVGDVLADMDGHRATHLYANREDENDMFIASRWDSKEDCMDFFRSDAFADTVDWGRDVLADRPRHVFLA